In the genome of Pseudomonas sp. P5_109, one region contains:
- a CDS encoding copper chaperone PCu(A)C: MLNKFIVLAALLLPACFANAHEYKVGALEIAHPWSQELPPNAPTVAAYFVIDNKGQTADRLLSVDTPIAGEAQLHEHLMQGDVMKMQHVPSVEVPAGGEVTFAPMAYHVMLLGLKDRSLLVDGKRFPMTLHFEKAGNVTVEVAVQKQAPDSMQAHVHNP; this comes from the coding sequence ATGTTGAACAAATTCATCGTTCTGGCCGCGTTGCTGCTGCCTGCCTGCTTTGCCAATGCCCACGAATACAAGGTCGGCGCACTGGAAATCGCTCATCCGTGGTCCCAGGAATTGCCACCCAATGCGCCTACCGTCGCGGCGTATTTCGTGATCGACAATAAAGGCCAGACCGCGGACCGCCTGCTCAGCGTCGACACCCCCATTGCCGGCGAAGCGCAATTGCATGAGCACCTGATGCAAGGCGACGTGATGAAAATGCAGCACGTACCGAGCGTGGAAGTGCCCGCCGGTGGCGAGGTCACTTTCGCCCCGATGGCCTATCACGTGATGTTGCTTGGCCTCAAGGACCGCAGCCTGCTGGTTGATGGCAAGCGCTTCCCGATGACGCTGCACTTCGAGAAGGCCGGTAATGTAACGGTCGAAGTCGCGGTGCAGAAGCAGGCGCCGGACAGCATGCAAGCGCACGTGCACAATCCGTAA
- a CDS encoding DUF2946 domain-containing protein: MSRQRLAIAWIACFAVLFNLLAMPMSGAMAQTAKSSAEQLLWGSFCSSSGTRMVAISIGDLEQKAPQNDDHSNMQHCWCCSGSAPLVALPGHTPQMYFAHFESNRSLPATSLQSPSPRQQWPSLNPRASPLV, from the coding sequence ATGTCCCGACAACGGCTCGCAATTGCCTGGATAGCCTGCTTCGCAGTGCTGTTCAACCTGCTCGCCATGCCGATGTCCGGAGCGATGGCGCAAACGGCGAAGTCATCCGCCGAGCAATTGTTGTGGGGTAGCTTCTGCAGCTCCAGCGGCACCAGGATGGTGGCGATTTCCATCGGCGACCTTGAACAGAAAGCCCCGCAAAACGACGATCATTCCAACATGCAGCATTGCTGGTGCTGCTCGGGTTCGGCGCCATTGGTGGCGTTGCCAGGGCATACGCCACAGATGTATTTCGCGCACTTCGAGTCCAACCGAAGCCTGCCTGCGACCTCTCTCCAAAGCCCGTCACCGCGCCAGCAATGGCCGAGTCTCAACCCCCGCGCGTCCCCTCTGGTGTGA
- a CDS encoding cobalt-precorrin-6A reductase gives MKRILLLGGVTEAMAIARTLGPQHIYSLAGVGRVPTDLQCQVRVGGYGGAEGLAQFIRDEGIDLLLDATHPYAAQISQNAATAAHLSGVPCWALRRPAWQAQVGDDWREVADWGELIEALKLFRRPLFTLGREPLQHLDEIPPEQFWTLRALDVYPGNERCEVIGARGPFLIDDERELFERRNIDVLISKNSGSTATEPKLEVARERGLPVIVLKRPTLPGVDREFERVTEILTALSLFD, from the coding sequence ATGAAGCGCATCCTGTTGCTCGGCGGTGTGACCGAAGCCATGGCGATTGCCCGCACGCTGGGACCGCAGCATATCTACAGCCTGGCCGGGGTCGGTCGGGTGCCGACCGATCTGCAATGCCAGGTTCGTGTCGGCGGCTACGGCGGTGCCGAGGGCCTGGCGCAATTCATTCGCGATGAAGGGATCGATCTGCTGCTCGACGCCACTCACCCCTACGCCGCCCAGATCAGCCAGAACGCCGCGACTGCCGCGCACTTGAGCGGCGTTCCCTGCTGGGCGCTACGGCGTCCGGCCTGGCAAGCCCAGGTGGGAGACGACTGGCGGGAAGTCGCCGATTGGGGCGAACTGATCGAAGCCCTGAAGCTTTTCCGCCGGCCGCTGTTCACCCTCGGTCGCGAGCCCCTGCAACACCTGGATGAAATTCCCCCGGAGCAATTCTGGACCCTGCGCGCACTGGACGTGTATCCGGGCAACGAGCGCTGCGAAGTGATCGGCGCACGGGGGCCTTTCCTGATTGACGATGAACGTGAGCTGTTCGAACGGCGAAACATCGACGTGCTGATCAGCAAAAACAGCGGCAGCACGGCGACCGAGCCGAAGCTGGAAGTGGCGCGTGAGCGTGGTCTGCCGGTGATTGTATTGAAACGGCCGACGTTGCCTGGGGTTGATCGGGAGTTTGAAAGGGTGACAGAAATCCTGACCGCCTTGTCGCTCTTCGACTGA
- a CDS encoding cobalt-precorrin-5B (C(1))-methyltransferase, producing the protein MRDETAEQPAPLRSGLTTGSCATATSLAAARLLLDGTSADAVEIVLPKGKQVQMRLEFCRLTGDGAEAGTLKDAGDDPDVTHGALLYSQVRLSPEPGTRFHAGRGVGTVTRPGLVLGVGEPAINPVPRKMISEHLARLADELGYSGGFEVTVNVEDGEALALKTMNPRLGILGGLSILGTSGIVRPFSCAAYIASIHQGIDVAKTNGYLHIAACTGNASEDTMRRVYNLPEIALIEMGDFVGAVLKHLRKVPVDKLSLCGGFGKISKLAAGHMDLHSRHSSIDLPQLALWAAQVGADAALQQSIREANTSQQALAMAAAAGVALGDAVCQHALDFARSVVPTQVQVEVFAIDRQGGIVGHAGAFQ; encoded by the coding sequence ATGCGTGACGAAACCGCCGAACAACCCGCCCCCCTGCGCAGTGGCCTGACCACCGGAAGTTGCGCCACGGCTACCAGCCTCGCCGCCGCGCGCCTGCTGCTGGATGGCACATCGGCCGATGCAGTGGAAATCGTGCTGCCCAAAGGCAAGCAGGTGCAGATGCGCCTGGAATTCTGTCGCCTCACCGGGGACGGCGCCGAAGCGGGAACCCTCAAGGATGCCGGTGACGATCCCGACGTGACCCACGGCGCCCTGCTCTACTCCCAGGTGCGCCTGAGCCCCGAGCCGGGGACTCGCTTCCATGCCGGCCGCGGCGTGGGCACCGTGACCCGGCCCGGGCTGGTGCTGGGTGTCGGCGAGCCCGCGATCAACCCGGTGCCACGCAAAATGATCAGCGAACACTTGGCCCGTCTGGCCGACGAACTCGGCTACAGCGGTGGTTTCGAGGTCACGGTCAATGTCGAGGACGGCGAGGCACTGGCACTGAAAACCATGAACCCGCGCCTGGGCATTCTTGGTGGCCTGTCGATCCTTGGCACCAGCGGCATCGTCCGGCCATTTTCCTGCGCGGCCTACATCGCCTCGATCCATCAGGGGATCGACGTGGCGAAAACCAACGGTTACCTGCACATCGCCGCCTGCACCGGCAATGCCAGCGAAGACACCATGCGCCGGGTCTACAACCTGCCGGAAATCGCCCTGATCGAAATGGGCGACTTCGTTGGCGCCGTGCTCAAGCACCTGCGCAAAGTCCCTGTGGATAAACTCAGCCTGTGCGGTGGTTTCGGCAAGATCAGCAAACTGGCGGCCGGGCATATGGATCTGCACAGTCGCCATTCGAGTATCGATCTGCCGCAACTGGCGCTATGGGCAGCGCAGGTCGGCGCCGATGCGGCGTTGCAGCAGAGCATCCGCGAGGCCAACACCAGCCAGCAGGCATTGGCCATGGCCGCCGCCGCCGGGGTCGCCCTGGGTGATGCAGTCTGTCAGCACGCCCTGGATTTTGCCCGCAGCGTGGTGCCGACTCAGGTCCAGGTGGAAGTCTTTGCCATCGATCGCCAGGGCGGGATTGTCGGCCATGCGGGAGCTTTTCAATGA
- the cbiE gene encoding precorrin-6y C5,15-methyltransferase (decarboxylating) subunit CbiE yields the protein MAPWLTVVGIGEDGFKGLGKNARHALLRASKIFGGQRHLDLLPPCIRGERQPWPSPFSLESLLAHRGEPVCVLASGDPMFFGVGASLARQLPAAEMLTLPAPSSCSLAAARMGWPLQDVVTLSVVARPVAALNAHLSSGVRLLVLSNDGRSPAAIAALLRERGFGPSRLTVLEHLGGEAERRVDGIASGWNDPLIADLNLIAIECIAEPNTLRLSRLAGLPDSAFQHDGQLTKRDVRAITLARLAPVPGELLWDVGAGSGSIGIEWMRAHPSCRALAIEADAGRQALIEHNRDALGVPGLQLVRGSAPQALAGLERPDAIFIGGGVTREGVLDTCWAELKPGGRLIANAVTLQSEMTLMTWREQHGGELTRIHIAQAQPLGDFDTWRQALPITLLDVTKPFDA from the coding sequence ATGGCACCCTGGCTGACGGTAGTAGGCATCGGCGAAGACGGTTTCAAGGGCCTGGGCAAGAACGCCCGGCATGCGCTGTTGCGCGCCTCGAAAATCTTCGGCGGCCAAAGGCATCTGGATTTGCTCCCGCCGTGCATACGCGGCGAGCGCCAGCCGTGGCCAAGTCCTTTCTCCCTTGAGTCGCTGCTGGCACACCGTGGCGAACCCGTTTGCGTGCTGGCCAGCGGCGATCCGATGTTCTTCGGCGTCGGCGCCAGCCTCGCCCGGCAACTCCCCGCGGCCGAAATGCTGACGCTTCCCGCGCCGTCCTCCTGCTCACTGGCCGCAGCGCGAATGGGTTGGCCCCTGCAGGATGTGGTCACTCTGTCGGTGGTGGCCCGGCCTGTCGCCGCACTCAACGCCCACCTGTCCAGCGGCGTGCGCTTGCTGGTATTGAGCAACGACGGCCGCAGTCCCGCCGCCATCGCTGCACTGTTGCGCGAACGTGGCTTCGGCCCTAGCCGCCTCACCGTGCTGGAGCACCTGGGCGGGGAAGCCGAGCGGCGTGTCGACGGTATCGCCAGCGGCTGGAACGATCCGCTGATCGCCGACTTGAACCTGATCGCCATCGAGTGCATCGCCGAGCCGAACACGCTACGCCTGTCGCGACTGGCCGGCCTGCCGGACTCGGCCTTCCAACACGACGGCCAACTGACTAAACGCGATGTGCGCGCCATCACCCTCGCGCGCCTGGCCCCAGTCCCCGGCGAGTTGTTGTGGGACGTCGGTGCCGGCAGCGGCTCGATTGGCATCGAATGGATGCGCGCTCACCCAAGTTGTCGCGCGCTGGCCATCGAAGCCGATGCGGGCCGACAAGCGTTGATCGAACACAACCGCGATGCCCTCGGCGTTCCCGGCCTGCAACTGGTTCGCGGCAGCGCGCCACAGGCATTGGCCGGGCTGGAGCGGCCGGATGCGATTTTCATCGGTGGCGGTGTCACCCGCGAAGGCGTGCTCGATACCTGCTGGGCCGAACTCAAGCCCGGCGGCCGGTTGATTGCCAACGCGGTCACCCTGCAAAGTGAAATGACCCTGATGACCTGGCGCGAGCAACATGGCGGGGAGTTGACCCGCATTCATATCGCGCAGGCACAACCGCTGGGCGACTTCGACACCTGGCGCCAGGCCTTGCCGATTACCTTGCTGGACGTGACGAAACCCTTCGATGCGTGA
- the cobG gene encoding precorrin-3B synthase, giving the protein MSTALRPSACPGLLRIVPALDGGICRIKLNGGSINSDQAEAVALAAEHFASGAIEATNRANLQIRGIVSEQTALIDNLLAADLGPQNAAGDDVRNLMLSPGAGIDRRMLFDTRPLAGQILATLQSHEAFHDLSAKFAVQLDGGEDLAMLEHPHDLWLSAFAQNGEQRLAFGLAGCPTDRPAASIALADGHALVVAVLELFLELARPEQTRMRHLLAEYSVEGLLLRLAGRVSLQAVVDWQRVSGGADLHIGAHPQAEPGVVYVGAVPPLGRLDPTMLRGVAQLAREFGDSSLRFTPWQSLLLPNVRAKNAAEVIRQLQCLGLQCEADQPLSRLIACTGSNGCGKGLAETKGDALKLAALLHRHGPALNIHLSGCPRSCAAAHTAPVTLLAVAPGHYDLYFRDAAQPGFGVLHAHNLTIEAVATLLDARSRSPLDA; this is encoded by the coding sequence CTGTCCACTGCCTTACGTCCCTCGGCCTGTCCGGGGTTGTTGCGTATTGTCCCGGCACTGGATGGCGGCATTTGCCGGATCAAGTTGAACGGTGGCTCGATCAACAGCGACCAGGCCGAGGCCGTGGCGTTGGCGGCGGAGCATTTCGCCAGCGGAGCGATCGAGGCGACCAATCGGGCCAACCTGCAGATCCGCGGCATCGTCAGCGAGCAAACGGCGTTGATCGACAACCTGCTGGCCGCCGATCTGGGACCGCAAAACGCGGCGGGCGACGATGTACGCAACCTGATGCTCAGCCCCGGTGCCGGGATCGATCGACGCATGCTGTTCGACACTCGCCCGCTGGCCGGGCAGATCCTCGCCACATTGCAAAGCCACGAAGCTTTTCACGATCTCAGTGCCAAGTTCGCCGTGCAGCTGGATGGCGGTGAAGACCTGGCGATGCTCGAACATCCCCATGACCTGTGGCTCTCTGCGTTTGCGCAAAACGGCGAGCAGCGGCTGGCGTTTGGTTTGGCGGGGTGCCCGACGGACAGACCCGCCGCTTCGATTGCTCTCGCTGACGGGCACGCGCTGGTGGTGGCGGTCCTGGAATTGTTCCTTGAACTGGCGCGTCCCGAGCAGACGCGTATGCGTCATTTGCTGGCCGAGTACTCGGTCGAGGGCCTTCTGCTTCGGTTGGCTGGGCGTGTATCGCTGCAAGCGGTCGTCGATTGGCAGCGGGTTTCGGGTGGCGCTGATTTGCACATTGGCGCACATCCCCAGGCCGAGCCTGGTGTTGTCTATGTAGGGGCTGTCCCGCCGTTGGGGCGGCTCGATCCGACGATGCTGCGCGGTGTGGCACAACTGGCACGCGAGTTCGGTGATTCCAGTCTGCGCTTCACGCCCTGGCAAAGCCTGCTGCTGCCCAACGTCCGCGCGAAAAACGCCGCTGAGGTCATTCGGCAATTGCAATGTCTGGGCTTGCAGTGCGAAGCCGATCAACCCTTGTCCCGGTTGATCGCCTGCACCGGCTCAAACGGCTGTGGTAAAGGCCTGGCCGAGACCAAGGGCGATGCCCTGAAACTGGCCGCGCTGCTGCACCGCCATGGACCGGCGCTGAACATACACCTGAGTGGCTGTCCGCGTTCCTGCGCTGCCGCACATACCGCGCCCGTCACACTGTTGGCCGTTGCCCCCGGCCACTACGATCTCTATTTTCGCGATGCAGCGCAGCCGGGTTTCGGCGTGCTGCACGCACACAACCTTACTATTGAAGCGGTCGCGACCTTGCTCGACGCCCGCTCACGGAGCCCCCTTGATGCTTGA
- a CDS encoding precorrin-8X methylmutase — MLDYIRDGQEIYRNSFAIIRAEANLERIPADLEKLAVRVIHACGMVEAIDGLQFSEGAGKAGRDALAAGAPILCDARMVSEGVTRARLPANNAVICTLRDESVPELARELGNTRSAAALELWRPHLEGSVVVIGNAPTALFYLLEMLDAGAPKPALILGFPVGFVGAAESKAALAADSRGVPFVIMQGRLGGSAMAAAAVNALATEIE; from the coding sequence ATGCTTGATTACATCCGCGACGGTCAGGAGATCTATCGCAACTCCTTCGCGATCATTCGCGCCGAGGCCAACCTCGAGCGCATTCCGGCCGATCTGGAGAAACTCGCCGTTCGTGTGATTCACGCCTGCGGCATGGTCGAGGCCATCGACGGTTTGCAGTTTTCCGAAGGGGCGGGCAAGGCCGGGCGTGATGCGCTGGCGGCCGGCGCGCCGATTTTGTGCGATGCGCGGATGGTCTCCGAAGGTGTGACCCGCGCGCGCCTGCCGGCGAACAATGCGGTGATCTGCACCTTGCGCGACGAGAGCGTTCCGGAACTGGCCCGTGAATTGGGCAATACCCGCTCAGCCGCAGCGTTGGAGCTGTGGCGTCCACATCTGGAAGGCAGTGTAGTGGTCATAGGCAACGCTCCGACGGCGCTGTTTTACCTGCTGGAAATGCTCGACGCCGGTGCGCCGAAGCCGGCGCTGATCCTCGGTTTTCCAGTGGGCTTTGTCGGCGCCGCCGAATCCAAGGCTGCGCTGGCGGCTGACAGCCGCGGCGTGCCTTTTGTCATCATGCAAGGCCGGCTGGGCGGTAGCGCCATGGCCGCCGCCGCTGTCAATGCCCTCGCCACGGAGATCGAATGA
- a CDS encoding precorrin-2 C(20)-methyltransferase, giving the protein MQQPGRLIGLGVGPGDPELITVKALRLLRESPVVAYFVAKGKKGNAFGIIEAHLQEAQNLLPLVYPVTTEALPAPLSYEQVISDFYDDAAQELAAHLDAGRDVAVICEGDPFFYGSYMYLHDRLAERYQAEVVPGVCSMLGGASVLGAPLVYRNQSLSVLSGVLPHDELKRRLADADAAVVMKLGRNFPKVRQVLEELGLAERALYVERATMANQKIVPLDQVEPMSSPYFSLIIVPGERWQG; this is encoded by the coding sequence ATGCAGCAACCTGGACGTTTGATCGGTCTCGGCGTCGGCCCTGGTGATCCGGAACTGATTACAGTCAAGGCGCTGCGGTTGCTGCGCGAGTCGCCTGTAGTGGCGTACTTCGTCGCCAAGGGCAAGAAAGGCAACGCCTTCGGCATCATCGAAGCGCATCTGCAGGAAGCACAGAATCTGTTGCCACTGGTGTACCCGGTGACCACCGAAGCCTTGCCGGCGCCGTTGTCCTACGAGCAAGTGATCAGCGACTTTTATGATGACGCTGCGCAAGAGCTGGCGGCGCATCTGGATGCCGGCCGCGATGTGGCGGTGATCTGTGAGGGCGATCCGTTTTTCTACGGCTCCTACATGTACCTGCACGACCGGCTCGCCGAGCGTTATCAGGCTGAAGTCGTGCCCGGTGTGTGCTCCATGCTGGGTGGTGCCTCGGTGCTCGGTGCACCGCTGGTGTATCGCAATCAGAGTTTGTCGGTGCTGTCCGGTGTGTTGCCGCATGACGAACTCAAGCGTCGCCTGGCCGATGCCGATGCGGCCGTCGTCATGAAACTGGGGCGCAACTTTCCCAAGGTTCGCCAGGTGCTGGAAGAACTCGGTCTGGCCGAGCGTGCGCTGTACGTCGAACGCGCGACCATGGCCAATCAGAAGATCGTGCCGCTGGATCAGGTCGAGCCGATGTCCTCGCCGTATTTCTCGTTGATCATCGTTCCCGGCGAAAGGTGGCAAGGCTGA
- the cobJ gene encoding precorrin-3B C(17)-methyltransferase gives MTRPVPAIVILGNGSLATARRIQQVYPEAQILGLAERVEGADRVYHEFGATLRELYQQGTPIIALCAAGIVIRTLAPLLLEKGAEPPVLAVAEDGSAVVPLLGGLGGVNVMAREIAATLEVAAAITTSGELRFGTCLLNPPSGYALGDLELGKRFVSDLLAGETVRIEGKAPWLAQAQLPEDAQARLAVHVSHAERAPAANELLIYPRNVVVAVEVGLVNVAVVVREVLHQAKIAVQSLACLLAADTEMASPALREAALELGVPLRFGQTGKVLGERLRTAVGQPVSLLGNDTVAIAIAEQPLDSLQIGRPRGRLAVIGLGPGAAELMVPAVKAELARANDVLGYETYVRMAGPFRADQVLHCTDNREEMQRARHAFELAAQGRSVVVVSSGDPGVFAMAAAVLEALHESTDVHWHNVDLEILPGVSASLATAAQAGAPLGHDFCVLSLSDNLKPWSIIEKRLDLAAQADLALAFYNPISRSRPWQLGRALEIVAEHRAPETPVVLGRDIGRPGQTLRVTTLGQLTPDQVDMRTMVLIGSSTTCSFPRPGGGEWVYTPRWYGDKPAS, from the coding sequence ATGACCCGTCCAGTTCCGGCGATTGTCATTCTTGGCAATGGCAGCCTCGCGACCGCGCGCCGTATTCAGCAGGTGTACCCCGAAGCCCAGATCCTTGGCCTGGCCGAACGGGTCGAAGGCGCGGATCGGGTCTATCACGAATTCGGCGCGACCCTGCGCGAGCTCTATCAACAGGGCACACCGATCATTGCCCTGTGCGCGGCCGGGATCGTGATTCGCACGCTGGCGCCCTTGTTGCTGGAAAAAGGCGCCGAACCACCGGTATTGGCGGTGGCCGAAGACGGCAGCGCCGTGGTTCCACTGCTAGGCGGTCTCGGTGGGGTGAATGTGATGGCGCGCGAGATTGCCGCCACGCTTGAAGTCGCTGCGGCGATCACCACCAGCGGCGAGTTGCGTTTTGGCACCTGCCTGCTCAATCCGCCCAGCGGCTATGCCTTGGGCGATCTGGAACTGGGCAAGCGTTTCGTTTCCGATTTGCTCGCCGGGGAAACGGTGCGCATTGAGGGTAAGGCCCCGTGGCTGGCGCAGGCGCAGTTGCCTGAAGATGCGCAGGCCCGATTGGCGGTGCACGTCAGTCATGCCGAACGGGCACCCGCAGCCAATGAACTGTTGATCTACCCGCGCAATGTGGTGGTCGCTGTTGAGGTTGGTCTGGTTAACGTAGCGGTGGTAGTTCGCGAGGTATTGCATCAGGCCAAAATCGCCGTGCAGTCGCTGGCCTGTCTGTTGGCCGCCGATACCGAAATGGCCAGTCCGGCGCTGCGTGAAGCGGCGCTTGAGTTGGGCGTGCCGTTGCGCTTTGGCCAGACTGGGAAGGTCCTTGGCGAACGTCTGCGTACTGCCGTGGGTCAACCTGTTTCCCTGCTTGGTAACGACACCGTTGCCATTGCGATAGCAGAGCAGCCGCTGGACTCGTTGCAGATTGGCCGGCCTCGTGGACGGTTGGCGGTGATCGGCCTTGGGCCGGGCGCTGCTGAACTGATGGTGCCGGCAGTGAAGGCGGAGCTGGCCCGCGCCAACGATGTATTGGGCTACGAAACCTACGTGCGCATGGCTGGGCCGTTTCGCGCCGATCAGGTGCTGCATTGCACCGACAACCGCGAAGAGATGCAGCGCGCCCGTCACGCTTTCGAACTGGCGGCCCAGGGACGTTCGGTGGTGGTGGTTTCTTCGGGGGATCCGGGGGTTTTTGCCATGGCCGCGGCGGTGCTGGAGGCGCTGCACGAATCCACTGACGTCCATTGGCACAACGTCGATCTCGAGATTTTGCCGGGAGTTTCCGCCTCGCTGGCGACGGCTGCCCAGGCCGGCGCACCGCTGGGGCATGACTTCTGTGTGCTGTCGCTCTCGGATAACCTCAAGCCTTGGTCGATTATCGAGAAACGCCTGGATTTGGCCGCTCAAGCCGATCTGGCCCTGGCCTTCTACAACCCGATCTCCCGTTCACGGCCGTGGCAGTTAGGGAGGGCGTTAGAGATAGTCGCCGAGCATCGCGCGCCTGAAACACCAGTGGTCCTGGGTCGGGACATTGGTCGTCCGGGCCAGACCTTGCGCGTTACGACGCTGGGGCAGTTGACCCCGGATCAGGTTGACATGCGCACCATGGTGCTGATCGGCTCGTCCACCACCTGCTCTTTCCCTCGTCCTGGGGGGGGCGAATGGGTCTACACGCCGCGTTGGTATGGCGACAAACCCGCTTCCTGA
- a CDS encoding MarC family protein, whose protein sequence is MLQVLFSVYLKMLVLYSPFFVLSCFISLTRGYSRKEQRRLAWKVAVATLVSSVLLYLFGRVIFSVFGITVDAFRIGAGSVLFISALGMAQGKSAVQTDNVQQDVTIVPLTIPLTVGPGTIGALLVMGVSQPHWDDKLTAIVGIALASFTVGVVLFLSGRIERILGDQGLQIVSRLMGLFVCALAAQIIFTGVKGYLVP, encoded by the coding sequence ATGCTCCAAGTGTTGTTCAGCGTTTACTTGAAGATGCTGGTGCTCTACAGCCCATTCTTCGTATTGTCCTGCTTCATCAGCCTGACCCGTGGTTACTCGCGCAAGGAACAGCGTCGGCTGGCCTGGAAGGTAGCGGTCGCCACACTGGTCTCAAGTGTGCTGCTGTACCTGTTCGGCCGAGTGATTTTCAGTGTTTTCGGCATTACCGTGGACGCCTTCCGCATCGGCGCCGGCAGCGTCCTGTTCATCTCGGCACTCGGGATGGCGCAAGGCAAGTCGGCGGTACAGACTGACAACGTGCAGCAGGATGTGACCATCGTCCCGCTGACCATTCCCCTGACCGTCGGCCCCGGCACCATCGGTGCCTTACTGGTGATGGGCGTGAGCCAGCCGCACTGGGACGACAAGCTCACCGCCATTGTCGGCATTGCCCTGGCCAGTTTTACCGTGGGCGTGGTGCTGTTTTTATCTGGTCGCATCGAGCGCATTCTTGGCGACCAGGGACTGCAGATCGTCAGCCGCTTGATGGGGTTGTTCGTGTGTGCGCTGGCGGCGCAGATCATTTTTACCGGGGTGAAGGGTTATCTGGTGCCGTGA